In a single window of the Papaver somniferum cultivar HN1 chromosome 8, ASM357369v1, whole genome shotgun sequence genome:
- the LOC113306502 gene encoding uncharacterized protein LOC113306502: protein MSPQSTTYWIQNFSSQSGQVINFEKSSIYFSKKTKPEVADTIKQMLGVKSMNSKEKYLGSPLIIGHSKQEAFKSIKKNFESRFNTWSSISLSQAAIERKFFWGHHSSKGHNPTAWLNICRPTELGGLAFRDLEKLNLALLTKLAWRICSESDSLLERTLSSKYFKNEDLLHQPVTAKNCSYVWNGISKGLEIVKQNFFMEINNGRKTKIWRDRWIPGMLHPPSPQNDHCRFYETILPESSQWNNQLIDFLFDVDTALKIQALFIDINKEDNMIWMPAKDGVFSVKGTYKLLSYNDREVQVDGRIIDRKVWKTLWKCKAAQSIKLFAWKCIRGIHSSKYKIAMYNSSLEVNCDICGYNEETIEHILLECRHGRAVWRGININIDSVRENCSTVSEWGVTLNPFTSLRKIHYHLASHMHESYATALTSSQTFRWKPPLENILKFNVDGSFDEDTNQFGTGIVLRISTGQCIGTKGTYGNGALSPEAVECLAIHEALLWAKSLNHTSIQIEADAKLVIQSINGHSLLIQWENRNLIKEIKYLSSSFILCTFDYVCRNDNQVANAIARTTR, encoded by the exons atgtcACCACAGTCAACAACTTATTGGATACAAAACTTTAGCTCTCAGTCAGGGCAAGTCATCAACTTTGAGAAAAGTTCAATATACTTCAGCAAGAAAACCAAACCAGAGGTTGCAGATACAATAAAGCAAATGCTAGGAGTCAAAAGCATGAACTCTAAAGAGAAGTACTTAGGTTCTCCATTAATCATTGGACACTCAAAACAAGAAGCATTCAAAAGTATTAAGAAAAATTTTGAAAGCAGATTCAACACATGGTCATCTATTTCTCTTTCACAGGCAG CAATTGAAAGAAAATTCTTTTGGGGCCATCATTCTAGCAAGGGTCATAATCCAACAGCATGGCTGAACATATGTAGACCAACTGAATTGGGTGGTCTTGCTTTCAGGGACCTGGAAAAGCTGAATTTGGCACTCCTCACTAAATTGGCCTGGAGAATTTGTAGTGAGTCTGACAGTCTATTGGAAAGAACTCTTTCCAGCAAATACTTTAAAAATGAAGACTTACTTCATCAACCTGTCACAGCTAAAAATTGTTCTTATGTTTGGAATGGAATCTCAAAGGGTCTAGAGATTGTGAAGCAAAACTTCTTTATGGAAATTAATAATGGGAGGAAAACAAAAATCTGGAGAGACAGATGGATTCCTGGTATGCTTCATCCTCCCTCACCTCAAAATGATCACTGTAGGTTTTATGAAACAATTCTCCCTGAATCATCTCAATGGAATAATCAACTAATTGATTTCTTATTTGATGTTGACACTGCTCTTAAAATCCAAGCTCTCTTTATAGATATTAATAAGGAAGATAACATGATTTGGATGCCTGCTAAAGATGGAGTCTTTTCTGTTAAAGGCACTTACAAACTGCTGTCTTACAATGATAGAGAAGTGCAGGTGGATGGAAGAATAATAGATAGAAAAGTATGGAAAACACTCTGGAAATGCAAAGCTGCACAAAGTATTAAACTCTTTGCATGGAAATGCATAAGAGGGATTCATTCTTCTAAGTACAAGATAGCAATGTACAACAGTAGTCTTGAAGTAAATTGCGACATTTGTGGCTACAATGAAGAAACTATAGAACATATCCTTCTTGAATGTAGACATGGCAGAGCAGTCTGGAggggtatcaacatcaacatagATTCGGTCAGAGAAAATTGTAGTACTGTATCAGAATGG GGAGTTACTCTTAACCCTTTTACTTCATTACGCAAAATTCATTATCATCTTGCTTCTCATATGCATGAATCTTATGCTACTGCGTTAACAAGTTCTCAGACTTTTAGATGGAAACCTCCTTTAGAAAACATATTGAAATTTAATGTAGATGGATCTTTTGATGAAGATACTAACCAATTTGGTACTGGCATTGTGCTGCGAATTTCTACAGGTCAATGCATTGGCACAAAAGGAACCTATGGAAATGGAGCACTAAGTCCGGAGGCTGTTGAGTGTTTGGCTATTCATGAGGCGCTGTTATGGGCAAAGAGTTTGAATCATACAAGCATTCAGATAGAGGCAGATGCAAAGCTCGTGATACAATCCATCAATGGTCATTCACTTCTCATCCAGTGGGAAAATAGGAATCTAATAAAAGAGATAAAATATTTAAGCTCTTCTTTCATTTTATGCACTTTTGATTATGTATGTCGAAATGACAATCAAGTAGCAAATGCTATTGCTAGAACAACTAGATAG
- the LOC113306503 gene encoding F-box/kelch-repeat protein At3g23880-like, which yields MSSSSIPVLDVGHQTKKRKPETLKETDVELCKKLPEDLLLENIATRLPDRTLARYSCLSKLCTILFSMMRVSPHITLLQSHKKLVFNHLNASSRSGFQKAYIFNLQRKDSDKNIDDYDGCHDDDHVVFLDYKLSMFLNVKTVHELVGYCNGLACFKPLLHSDDGHSLVTIVNPATGETLALMYCDPTISTGGEYLCHGFGFDSSSQEYKVVIIFTTRTTNKEKEDEQLFVCIVITSGTNLWRKIVLRLLKSYYYHLLIGEEW from the coding sequence ATGTCATCATCAAGCATTCCTGTTCTTGATGTAGGTCatcagacaaagaaaagaaagcCGGAAACTTTAAAAGAAACCGACGTTGAATTATGTAAAAAGCTTCCAGAGGATTTACTACTCGAAAATATTGCAACGAGATTACCAGATCGGACACTAGCTCGATACAGTTGCCTGAGTAAGTTGTGTACAATTCTATTTTCAATGATGCGGGTTTCTCCGCACATTACTTTGCTCCAAAGCCATAAAAAACTTGTTTTTAATCACCTTAATGCATCCAGCAGAAGTGGTTTTCAAAAGGCTTACATTTTTAATTTGCAACGGAAGGACAGTGATAAAAATATTGATGATTATGATGGTTGCCATGATGATGATCATGTTGTGTTTCTTGATTATAAGTTGTCGATGTTCTTAAATGTCAAAACGGTTCATGAACTAGTAGGTTATTGTAATGGTTTAGCTTGCTTTAAACCACTGCTTCATTCTGATGATGGCCACAGTCTAGTAACTATCGTTAACCCGGCCACAGGTGAAACACTTGCTCTCATGTATTGTGATCCTACTATTAGTACTGGCGGTGAGTATTTGTgtcatggttttggttttgattcatcATCACAAGAGTATAAGGTTGTAATCATCTTTACTACTCGTACTACAAATAAGGAGAAGGAAGACGAGCAGTTGTTTGTCTGCATTGTTATTACATCGGGAACTAATTTATGGAGAAAGATAGTACTAAGACTTCTGAAATCTTACTACTACCATCTTCTTATAGGAGAAGAATGGTGA